The DNA sequence ATGGAAGCGGAAGGTGTTACTTTCAAAACCAATGTGAATGTTGGGGTTGATATTACCGCAAAACAATTATTAGATGATTTTGATGCAGTTGTCCTTGCTTGTGGATCCGAAGTGCCAAGAGACCTGCCTGTAGAAGGTAGAAATCACAAAGGAATCCATTTTGCGATGGAGTTTTTGACTAAAAACAACAAACACGTTGCGGGTGATGCGATTGATATCATCAATGCAAAAGACAAACATGTGATTGTGATTGGTGGTGGTGATACAGGATCTGACTGTGTTGGAACATCCAACAGGCATGGTGCAAAGTCCGTCACACAAATTGAATTATTCCCTGAACCTCCTAAGGAAAGAGACAAGTCCACTCCTTGGCCTTTGTATCCAAAGATGTACCGAACATCCACTTCTCATGAAGAAGGTGTGAATCGCAAATGGGCAGTTTCGACAATGGGATTTAAAGCCAATGAGAAAGGTGAAGTCACTGCCATTTACGGATCGGAAGTCAAAGAAGAAAACGGAAAGTTCGTCCCAGTACCTGGAACCGAATTCGAATGGCCTGCTGACCTTGTTTTTTTAGCCATGGGATTTGTGAACCCTGTGAAAGAAGGTTTGCTTGCTGATCTACAAAAAGAAGGGTTAGAACTGGATGCCAGAGGGAATGTCAAAGCAGAATTTGGCACAAAAGCCGGATCATTTGCAACCTCAGTTCAAAAAGTCTATGCTTGCGGAGACGTAAGACGAGGACAATCCCTGATTGTATGGGCGATTTCGGAAGGAAGAAAGTGTGCAGACCAAGTGCACCATTTTTTGACTTCAGAAGTAGACGCTTAAATTTTCAACAACCACACTTAAGATCCACATTTGGAGCAAACTTTCTCGTAACAGGGATAATTTGTTTCCAATTGTGGATTCTGATTCATCTTCTCTTTTGCAAAAAAATTCTTGCCTAACTTCCAAATCGATAAAATCATAGGAGAGATTAATTGGAACGTAGCAAGTAACACTATAAAAATTGTTAAGTAATATTCCAACATTCGAGACTCCCTTGAAACTAATTGTAAAACAAATCTTAAAAATCGCAACACTTTTGGTACTCCTATCAACCAACGTTTCTGCAGAGAACATTCTCCTCAAAAAAGGAGGAACTATCAAAGGGAAAGTTGTAGAACAAGACCAATACAAGCTTAAAATCAGAAAAGAAGATGGAACTACTGTTGTTCTCAATAAAACTGAAATTTTAAAGGTCGTTTATAAAGACCAACTAACAGCTGCAGAAGAAGATAAACTCAGAAAAGCAGAAGAAGAAAAAGAACGTATCAAACGAGAAAAAGAAGAAGCAGCAAGACTCAAAAAAGAGCAGGAAGAAGCAGCTCGTTTGGAAAAAGAAAACGCTAAAAACAATGCGATCCTAGAAGCAGAAGCAAAACGAAAACAAGAAGAAGACGCAAGACTTGCGGAAGCAGAAAAGAAAAATCTAACACGAGCAGGGGCAACATGGCGATCTGCTGTTCTCCCAGGATGGGGACAGTGGAAACAAGGAAGAAAGGTGCAAGCAATTGTTTACCCATCAATCATTGCCATTGGACTCTTTTTTACGTATGACAAACACCGCATGTATCTCAATGCAAAAAGAGATTATAATAATTTAGATAATCCTTATACAACAAACGGACTGATCCGTGCTGCTTTCACACCACAAACCGCTGCTGTTTCACCTGGAGAGGCAGTGGTTGCAAGCCAACTTGGACCTTTTAAGGGCCAAAGAGAATCTGTAGAAAGACACTACCAAGAAATGCAGTACATTGGGATTGCCACCTTACTTGCGTATGCTTGGAACATCTTTGATGCTTATTACTTCCACCCAACAGGTTCTGGTCTCAGTATGGATGATACTAGAAAGGAAAAGTTTTTCCTCCATTCGACTGTAGATAGAGTTGGATACCACCCAACAGCCATTGCTGGGGACAGAGGCATAGAACATCGTACACAATTAGGTTACGAAGTCACCTTCTAACCAGAATTATACTAACTTTAACCTTCCTTAAATTTTAGATCAATTCTAAATCTCAAGTCCATCCTTGACAAAAATCAAGGGTGGAACATAGTCTCGCTTTCCTGTTTTTCTTTCTTTTCTTCGTCTTCTTTGTATAAAGGATTAAGTTCTCTAAAGAAATAGAACTGATAAAGATTAAGGAGAGAAACATTGGCTACGGAAAAAACTCAATATGACGATTTTATCGTAAAAGGGTTTATCATTTCAGCGTTAGTCTGGGGCGTTGCATCAATGACATTTGGTGTCATCATTGCCTTCCAACTTGTGTATCCACAGCTGAATTTGGAATTACCTTGGACGAGCTTCGGAAGGTTACGACCATTACATACCAATGCTGCCATTTTTGGTTTTGCATTGAGCGTAATCTTCGCCACTGCTTATCATACAGTACAAAGACTTTGTCGCACAAGAATGTGGAACGACACTCTTTCCAAACTGCATTTGGCATTATACAATCTATCAATTGTTTTAGCTGCGATCACATTACCACTCGGTTACAGCCAATCAAAAGAATATGCTGAATTAGAATGGCCTATCGACTTACTCATAGTTGTATGGTATGTAATCTTTTTTGCAAACTACCTCATGACGGTACTCAAACGAAAAGAAGAACAAATGTATGTTGCCATTTGGTTTTACATTGCTTCCTTCGTGACAGTTCCCCTACTCTTCATTGTGAATAACATCGTAATCCCTGCAGGATTCTTAAAATCGTATTCGGTTTATGCAGGAGTATTTGATGCCAACATCCAATGGTGGTATGGTCACAATGCGGTGGCATTTGTTCTCACAACTCCATTTTTGGGACTTATGTACTATTACCTCCCAAAACACATCAAACAACCAATTTACTCACATAGACTCTCCATCATTCACTTTTGGTCTCTCATCTTTATTTACATTTGGGCAGGTCCTCACCACTTATTGTATTCACCAATCCCTGAGTGGCTACAAACAACTGGTATGGTATTTTCCATCATGTTATGGATGCCGTCTTGGGGAGGTATGTTAAATGGATTTTTAACACTCACACAAGCCAAAGACAAAATCAAAGTGGATGCAACCCTTAAAATGATGTTAGCTGCCGTAACATTTTATGGTATGTCAACATTCGAAGGACCACTTCTTTCCATCCGTGCCGTTTCTGCTTTAGGTCACAACACAGACTGGATCATTGGTCACGTTCACTCTGGGACTTTAGGTTGGGTTGGTTTTATGTCAGCTGCTGCCTTGTATTACTTAGTCCCTAGACTTTGGAATGCAAACCTCTACAGTGAAAAACTTGCGAATGCACATTTTTGGCTCGGTACGCTTGGTATCCTACTCTACATCATTTCCATGTGGGTATCTGGGATCACAGAAGGATCAATGTGGAGAGCTGTAGGTGAAAACGGTGAACTCGTTTATAAAGATTGGGTTGAGATCGTTGAGTTCTTAAAACCATTCCGTTTATTCCGAGCGATTGGAGGAACACTCTATCTGACAGGGATTATCCTTATGGTGTATAACTTTATCAAAACCATTCAAAACAAAGACAGTGGTTTTGTGGAACAAGACTTACGTATAGGAGTGAAATCATAATGTTTGGTTTTAACAAATTCTTAGATTGGTTTTCAGAAATTGCTGACCGTTGGGATACAAAAGGTGTTAAGTTTACAATTTATACAACCATTGCAGTTGTGATTGGTGGACTTTTTGAACTCATCCCTCCGTTTTTCCTAACCAAAACAGTTACTCCGATTTCCACTGTAAAACCATATTCAGCATTGGAGTTGGCAGGTCGTGATACTTACCAAAGAGAAGGTTGTATTGGTTGTCATACACAAATGGTTCGTCCTTTTAAATGGGAAGTGGATCGTTTTGATCCAACTAAATCGTATGGAAGAAATGGTTATTCCAAAGGTGGAGAGTTTGTTTACGACCATCCATTCCTTTGGGGTTCAAAACGTACGGGACCTGACTTAGCACACGAGTCACAAATGTTACGATCAAATGAGTGGCATAAAAACCACCTCATCAACCCAAGAACCGTAGGTGGTGTACCAAACTCCATTATGCCAGCCTATCCATGGTTATTCGAAGAGTCACACAAAGTAGATGTCGAACAAGTTGTTGCGAACATGAAAGCATTACGATCCATCGGGGTACCATATTCCGAAGAGGATTTAGCAAATGCTCCATCACTTCTCAAAGATAAAACTGAGGGAGATGCACTTGTAGCTTATTTGCAAAAACTAGGACGTGACTCTGCAGAGTTACAAAAAGGGATGAAGTAGAGTCATGAATGACGCCGACCTTCTCTTAATTTATAAAAGTTTGCGATTGCCGATCCTTGTGATCGCAATTGCATACATCACCTACTACGTTTATAAAAAACGCAGTAAAGAAGAAATGGAAAAACCCAAGTATCGAATGCTTGAGGAGGATTAATACGAATGAAAGAACCAAAAGAAGTAGACGGAATCTTCCAAGCCGACAATCCAATGCCACCTTGGTGGAAATTAGTATGGCTCATCAGTATCATCGTATCCATCGGTTATGTTGTATACTTTCACTGGTACTCCGATTGGCCACAAGATGTTGCTTTCGAAAAAGAAGTGGCGGAACACGAAACTAAGTTTCCAACAAAACAAGTTGTTGTAGCAAATCCAGAGGATGGCTCAAATCCATACCGCGATGATGCTGTTGCGATTAAAGAAGGTGAGAGCACTTACAAACAAATTTGCTCAGCTTGCCACGGACCAACTGCAGAAGGTGCGGTAGGACCAAGTTTGGTTGATAAAGATTGGATTCATGGAAATACTGATAAAGAAGTATTTAATAACATCATGAAAGGAATTGGACCAGATAGACAAAAACTCAACCGAGGTGGTATGCCAGCTTGGGAAGGTTTAGGTGCTGAGAAAGTATATGCTGTTATGGCGTGGCTTGCAACAAAGAACAGTAGTTTGGTAAAGGCAAAATAAAGATGATCATATCAAGACCCCAATCAGGAAAAGTAAGGACACGAAGAAATATCGTCATGAGTTTTCTCGTGGGATTATTTTTAGTCGCACCTTGGGTAGTGTTACCAGAAGGTAGCCCTCTCATCCGACTGGACATTCCCAAAAGGATGTTTCACTTGTTTGGTGGTCTTTTTATCCCACAAGAAGGACTAATTTTATGGTTTTTCCTTCTGACGATGGGATTATCACTTTTCTTTTTTACATCCGTCATTGGACGTGTCTGGTGCGGATGGGGTTGCCCCCAAACCATTTATACCGACTTATTCGATCGAATTGGTCGGTTTGTTTTAGATTCTAAATATGGAAAAAAAGACGCATCCATTGTAGGAAAATACACGGTGTATTTTATATGGATCGTAGTCTCATTTATTGCTTCCTTTCACTGGATTGCGTATTTTGTTAGCCCCTATGAAATGTTAGCTGATTATATGAGTTTTTCCGCATTTTCCGAAACCTATTTTTATTTTACCTTATTTTTTACCGCAGCGATGTTCATTGATATCGGGTTTATCAGGGAACAATTTTGTCGTTATGCATGCCCTTATGCAAGATTCCAAACCCTTCTTATGGATGAACATTCCTGGAATGTAACTTACGATTTCAAACGTGGTGAACCTCGTCGTGATGGAAAAACCAAAATCGGAGACTGCATTGCTTGTAATATGTGTGTGGTAGTTTGCCCAACAGGAATTGATATCCGTGATGGCTTACAAGTAGGTTGTGTTGCCTGCGGGAAATGTGTGGATGCATGTACATCCATCATGGCAAAAGAAAACAAAAAAACCTTAATCGGATATTTTTCACTCAAACAAATTGAAACTGGCGATAAAATCAAATGGGTTCGACCACGGACAGTGGTGTATGCGATTTTATTAGGTGTGGTTCTCACAGGGGCAAGTATCCAACTTCTCACAAGAATTCCAATGTCAATGATTGCCGCTTCGAATAAATCGATGCCCCCGATTCTCATTCCTGATAATAAAATCAGAGCCTTCGTAGCCCTCAGAATCCAAAATATTGCACCTGTCGAAAAAGAATTCCAACTTACTGCTTTTGATACGAGGCATGGAAAGGAAATCCTCATTCGTTCAGGTGAAGAAAATAATCAATTCACTTTAGGTTCCGGAGAAATCAAAAGTATTTCCGTTGTATTGGAAACACAAACTCTCTCCGAACAAGAATTAAACGAAGGGTATTTACCTGGTTCCATCGTTTTAAAAAACATACAAGATCCAGATGAAAAACTAGAGAAAAAACTATCACTGTCTCTACCAAGGAAATAATTATGTTCAAAGACTTACACCCTAGTTTACGCAATGCAATGTATGTGGTTTTATTTAGCTTTACTGGACTTGTGGCAGCAACCTTTTATACGATACGCCTTACTTACAAACATTTTGAGCCAGTCATGGACAAAAACTATTATGAAATCGGTTTGAATTATGAAAAGGCAA is a window from the Leptospira ellinghausenii genome containing:
- the ccoN gene encoding cytochrome-c oxidase, cbb3-type subunit I, with the translated sequence MATEKTQYDDFIVKGFIISALVWGVASMTFGVIIAFQLVYPQLNLELPWTSFGRLRPLHTNAAIFGFALSVIFATAYHTVQRLCRTRMWNDTLSKLHLALYNLSIVLAAITLPLGYSQSKEYAELEWPIDLLIVVWYVIFFANYLMTVLKRKEEQMYVAIWFYIASFVTVPLLFIVNNIVIPAGFLKSYSVYAGVFDANIQWWYGHNAVAFVLTTPFLGLMYYYLPKHIKQPIYSHRLSIIHFWSLIFIYIWAGPHHLLYSPIPEWLQTTGMVFSIMLWMPSWGGMLNGFLTLTQAKDKIKVDATLKMMLAAVTFYGMSTFEGPLLSIRAVSALGHNTDWIIGHVHSGTLGWVGFMSAAALYYLVPRLWNANLYSEKLANAHFWLGTLGILLYIISMWVSGITEGSMWRAVGENGELVYKDWVEIVEFLKPFRLFRAIGGTLYLTGIILMVYNFIKTIQNKDSGFVEQDLRIGVKS
- the ccoO gene encoding cytochrome-c oxidase, cbb3-type subunit II — protein: MFGFNKFLDWFSEIADRWDTKGVKFTIYTTIAVVIGGLFELIPPFFLTKTVTPISTVKPYSALELAGRDTYQREGCIGCHTQMVRPFKWEVDRFDPTKSYGRNGYSKGGEFVYDHPFLWGSKRTGPDLAHESQMLRSNEWHKNHLINPRTVGGVPNSIMPAYPWLFEESHKVDVEQVVANMKALRSIGVPYSEEDLANAPSLLKDKTEGDALVAYLQKLGRDSAELQKGMK
- a CDS encoding CcoQ/FixQ family Cbb3-type cytochrome c oxidase assembly chaperone; the encoded protein is MNDADLLLIYKSLRLPILVIAIAYITYYVYKKRSKEEMEKPKYRMLEED
- a CDS encoding LA_0442/LA_0875 N-terminal domain-containing protein translates to MKLIVKQILKIATLLVLLSTNVSAENILLKKGGTIKGKVVEQDQYKLKIRKEDGTTVVLNKTEILKVVYKDQLTAAEEDKLRKAEEEKERIKREKEEAARLKKEQEEAARLEKENAKNNAILEAEAKRKQEEDARLAEAEKKNLTRAGATWRSAVLPGWGQWKQGRKVQAIVYPSIIAIGLFFTYDKHRMYLNAKRDYNNLDNPYTTNGLIRAAFTPQTAAVSPGEAVVASQLGPFKGQRESVERHYQEMQYIGIATLLAYAWNIFDAYYFHPTGSGLSMDDTRKEKFFLHSTVDRVGYHPTAIAGDRGIEHRTQLGYEVTF
- a CDS encoding c-type cytochrome; protein product: MKEPKEVDGIFQADNPMPPWWKLVWLISIIVSIGYVVYFHWYSDWPQDVAFEKEVAEHETKFPTKQVVVANPEDGSNPYRDDAVAIKEGESTYKQICSACHGPTAEGAVGPSLVDKDWIHGNTDKEVFNNIMKGIGPDRQKLNRGGMPAWEGLGAEKVYAVMAWLATKNSSLVKAK
- the ccoG gene encoding cytochrome c oxidase accessory protein CcoG, yielding MIISRPQSGKVRTRRNIVMSFLVGLFLVAPWVVLPEGSPLIRLDIPKRMFHLFGGLFIPQEGLILWFFLLTMGLSLFFFTSVIGRVWCGWGCPQTIYTDLFDRIGRFVLDSKYGKKDASIVGKYTVYFIWIVVSFIASFHWIAYFVSPYEMLADYMSFSAFSETYFYFTLFFTAAMFIDIGFIREQFCRYACPYARFQTLLMDEHSWNVTYDFKRGEPRRDGKTKIGDCIACNMCVVVCPTGIDIRDGLQVGCVACGKCVDACTSIMAKENKKTLIGYFSLKQIETGDKIKWVRPRTVVYAILLGVVLTGASIQLLTRIPMSMIAASNKSMPPILIPDNKIRAFVALRIQNIAPVEKEFQLTAFDTRHGKEILIRSGEENNQFTLGSGEIKSISVVLETQTLSEQELNEGYLPGSIVLKNIQDPDEKLEKKLSLSLPRK
- a CDS encoding glutamate synthase subunit beta, which produces MGKPTGFLEFKKEYLQKIDPKERVKNYKEFEKPFPEVVAKDQGARCMDCGIPFCHGDTGCPVDNLIPEFNDFVYRGRWKEAWENLSKTNNFPEFTGRLCPAPCESACTLGIIEPPVSIKSIERTIIDRAWEEGWVIPQSPVSKSGKKVAVVGSGPAGLAAGQQLARAGHTVTIFEKNDRIGGLLRYGIPDFKMEKRHIDRRMKQMEAEGVTFKTNVNVGVDITAKQLLDDFDAVVLACGSEVPRDLPVEGRNHKGIHFAMEFLTKNNKHVAGDAIDIINAKDKHVIVIGGGDTGSDCVGTSNRHGAKSVTQIELFPEPPKERDKSTPWPLYPKMYRTSTSHEEGVNRKWAVSTMGFKANEKGEVTAIYGSEVKEENGKFVPVPGTEFEWPADLVFLAMGFVNPVKEGLLADLQKEGLELDARGNVKAEFGTKAGSFATSVQKVYACGDVRRGQSLIVWAISEGRKCADQVHHFLTSEVDA